A window from Gopherus flavomarginatus isolate rGopFla2 chromosome 4, rGopFla2.mat.asm, whole genome shotgun sequence encodes these proteins:
- the SSTR4 gene encoding somatostatin receptor type 4: MSTDASHLPAGSQEASRAMWTPSSWMASDVPPNTSTSMAQLDQRQRVEEWGSTIGEIAGTVVIQCIYALVCLLGLLGNSLVIFVILRYAKMKTATNIYLLNLAIADELLMLSIPFVATSAALHHWPFGRALCRTVLGVDGLNMFTSVFCLTVLSLDRYIAVVHPLRAATYRRPRVAKMVNGGVWLLSLLVASPIPIFAGTAATHDGRAMACNLLWPSPAWSTAFVVYTTLLGFLLPVLAMGLCYLLIVGKMRVVAQRVGWQQRRRSEGKLTRLVLIVVAMFVVCWMPFYVVQLVNLLLPGHLDATVNNASVILSYSNSCANPILYGFLSENFRHSFHAVLRRCCDASFCCCCHPGLGAAEEEEEEEPLDFCAIPKGEETSKGGMCPSLHCQREPVHPEPCCTPGTLLAKTTTF, translated from the coding sequence ATGAGCACCGATGCCAGCCACCTGCCTGCGGGATCCCAAGAGGCAAGCAGGGCTATGTGGACTCCATCCAGCTGGATGGCTTCCGACGTCCCTCCCAACACCAGCACTTCCATGGCACAGCTGGATCAGCGGCAAAGGGTGGAGGAATGGGGTAGCACTATCGGAGAGATTGCAGGCACGGTAGTGATCCAGTGTATCTATGCCCTGGTGTGCCTGCTAGGCCTGCTCGGCAACTCACTGGTGATCTTCGTCATCCTGCGCTACGCCAAGATGAAGACAGCCACCAACATTTACCTGCTCAACCTGGCCATTGCCGACGAGCTCCTCATGCTCAGCATCCCCTTCGTGGCGACCTCAGCAGCGCTGCACCACTGGCCCTTCGGCCGGGCCCTGTGCCGCACCGTGCTGGGCGTGGACGGGCTTAACATGTTCACCAGCGTCTTCTGCCTGACCGTGCTCAGCCTGGATCGCTACATTGCTGTGGTGCACCCACTGCGGGCAGCCACCTATCGCCGGCCCAGGGTGGCCAAGATGGTCAACGGAGGGGTCTGGCTGCTCTCGCTTCTGGTGGCCTCACCCATCCCCATCTTTGCCGGCACAGCCGCCACACACGACGGCCGAGCGATGGCCTGCAACCTGCTGTGGCCTAGTCCGGCCTGGTCAACTGCCTTTGTGGTCTACACAACCTTGCTGGGTTTCCTGCTGCCGGTGCTGGCCATGGGCCTCTGCTACCTGCTGATTGTGGGCAAGATGCGGGTGGTGGCTCAGCGGGTGGGCTGGCAGCAGCGGCGGCGCTCGGAGGGGAAGCTGACCCGGCTGGTGTTGATCGTGGTGGCCATGTTCGTCGTGTGCTGGATGCCCTTTTATGTGGTTCAGCTGGTGAACCTGCTGCTGCCTGGCCACCTGGATGCCACGGTGAACAATGCCTCTGTCATTCTCAGCTACTCCAACAGCTGTGCCAACCCCATCCTCTATGGCTTCCTCTCGGAGAACTTCAGGCATTCCTTCCATGCGGTGCTGCGGCGGTGCTGCGATGccagcttctgctgctgctgccacccggGCCTGGGTGCcgctgaggaggaagaggaggaggagccgctAGATTTCTGTGCCATCCCCAAGGGGGAGGAGACGAGCAAAGGCGGCATGTGCCCATCTTTGCATTGCCAGCGGGAGCCTGTGCACCCTGAGCCCTGCTGTACGCCTGGCACCCTCCTTGCAAAGACCACCACCTTCTAG